A genome region from Syntrophomonadaceae bacterium includes the following:
- a CDS encoding WbqC family protein — protein MRIAIHQPYYLPWLGYFHKMASCDLLVILDTVKFQRTVYQRRGRIKTPQGSLWLGVPVQGSRMQMIRDVLINNQIPWAQKHWRAITANYSGAAFADNYLPCLEEFYSKKWNWLADMDMALTRLLADFLNISTPMILASSLGVEAKGSELLLAICQKAGAKVYLSGISGKKYLQEEIFAAKGVKIEYQDFQHPVYPQRFGPFEPYLAAIDLLCNCGPDGRDLICGQP, from the coding sequence TTGCGGATTGCTATTCACCAGCCTTACTACCTCCCCTGGTTGGGGTATTTTCACAAAATGGCCAGTTGTGACCTGCTGGTAATCCTGGATACTGTAAAATTCCAGCGGACAGTGTACCAGCGGCGTGGCCGCATTAAAACCCCGCAGGGTTCTTTATGGCTGGGGGTTCCGGTGCAGGGCTCCAGGATGCAGATGATTCGCGATGTTTTGATTAATAACCAGATTCCTTGGGCCCAAAAACACTGGCGGGCAATAACGGCAAATTACAGTGGAGCAGCCTTCGCAGACAATTATCTTCCATGCCTGGAAGAGTTTTACTCCAAGAAGTGGAACTGGTTGGCAGACATGGATATGGCCCTAACCCGCTTGCTGGCGGACTTTTTAAATATCTCTACCCCCATGATTTTGGCCAGCAGTCTGGGGGTGGAGGCTAAGGGGTCTGAACTACTTTTAGCTATCTGCCAAAAGGCAGGGGCGAAAGTCTATCTGTCTGGCATTAGCGGCAAAAAGTATTTACAGGAGGAGATTTTTGCCGCAAAAGGTGTGAAAATTGAATACCAGGACTTTCAGCACCCTGTTTACCCGCAGCGTTTCGGGCCTTTCGAACCCTATCTGGCTGCCATCGACCTCTTGTGTAACTGCGGTCCTGATGGGAGGGACCTTATTTGCGGTCAGCCTTGA
- a CDS encoding GDP-mannose 4,6-dehydratase has product MPVEAAVLVTGGAGFIGSHLCERLLEMGKTVVSLDSFDDYYDPLIKEKNIEKALDCPDYNLYGGDIRDSSLLESIFNTFNIQEIIHLAALAGVRNSLLNPLEYIDVDIKGTVNLLEHAKKYSVRRFLFASSSSVYGHNPVPFREQDRVDTPVSPYAAAKRAGELYCRVYHDLYNLSIGCLRFFTVYGPRQRPEMAIHLFTRHIDLGLKVPVFGPGTSQRDYTYIDDIVDGILKALASSYSFEVFNFGNSYPIGLMDLIQLIAEEVGKKPKISFLPAQPGDVPKTYADISYAQKTIGYNPQISLPEGIKRFVQWYRKQRHQVQ; this is encoded by the coding sequence ATGCCTGTGGAAGCTGCTGTACTGGTAACCGGAGGGGCGGGCTTTATCGGATCTCACCTGTGCGAAAGGCTGCTGGAAATGGGTAAAACTGTTGTGAGCCTCGACAGCTTCGATGATTACTATGACCCGTTAATCAAAGAAAAAAATATTGAAAAAGCCTTGGATTGCCCTGACTACAATCTATATGGGGGGGACATCCGGGATAGCTCCTTATTGGAGAGCATTTTTAATACCTTTAACATTCAGGAAATAATCCACCTGGCTGCCTTAGCCGGGGTGCGCAACTCGCTTTTAAACCCTTTGGAGTATATCGATGTGGATATCAAGGGGACAGTCAATCTGTTGGAACATGCCAAAAAATATTCTGTTCGCCGTTTTCTCTTTGCTTCATCTTCTTCCGTTTACGGCCATAACCCGGTCCCTTTCCGGGAACAAGACCGGGTAGACACACCTGTTTCACCATATGCCGCGGCTAAGCGGGCAGGGGAATTGTACTGCCGGGTCTACCATGATCTTTATAACCTTTCCATTGGCTGCCTGCGCTTTTTTACTGTTTACGGGCCCAGGCAAAGGCCGGAAATGGCAATTCACCTTTTCACCCGCCACATTGACCTGGGGCTGAAAGTGCCTGTATTTGGCCCTGGGACCAGCCAAAGAGACTATACCTACATTGATGATATTGTGGATGGAATATTGAAGGCCTTAGCATCATCCTATTCTTTTGAAGTTTTTAATTTTGGCAATTCATACCCAATTGGTTTAATGGACTTGATTCAGCTAATCGCTGAAGAGGTGGGCAAAAAGCCAAAGATCAGTTTTTTGCCTGCCCAACCGGGAGATGTACCAAAGACCTATGCGGATATCAGTTACGCACAGAAAACAATCGGTTATAACCCGCAAATTTCTCTGCCGGAAGGAATTAAGCGGTTTGTTCAATGGTACCGGAAACAGCGGCATCAGGTTCAATAA
- the larB gene encoding nickel pincer cofactor biosynthesis protein LarB — MEEILQALLDGKIDVATAKNKLRVLNIKSVAEVAKLDVNRAQRTGAPEAILAQNKRPEDVRRLALAMAEASGYTLITRVKDEDLKELEADLPSGYELEINRQAKTVILKQKDYSFPQAGKIGVLAAGTADMAVAEEVVVTARVMGCEVIKAYDVGVAGIHRLYGPLTNMLEKNVAAIVVIAGMDAVLPIVVSSNVDVPVIGVPTSVGYGMGKDGVAGLLTMLQTCSPGLAVVNIDNGFGAGVFASLIARQSKTPA; from the coding sequence ATGGAAGAAATTTTGCAAGCTCTTTTAGACGGGAAAATCGACGTCGCTACTGCCAAAAATAAGCTGCGGGTGCTGAACATCAAAAGCGTGGCCGAGGTGGCCAAGCTGGATGTGAATCGAGCCCAGCGGACAGGAGCGCCGGAGGCGATATTGGCCCAAAACAAGCGTCCCGAGGACGTAAGAAGGCTAGCTCTGGCCATGGCCGAAGCCAGCGGGTATACTTTGATTACCCGGGTGAAGGACGAAGACTTAAAAGAGCTGGAAGCCGATCTGCCCAGCGGCTATGAACTGGAGATCAACCGGCAGGCGAAAACGGTGATCTTAAAGCAAAAAGACTACTCTTTCCCCCAGGCCGGCAAGATTGGGGTCCTGGCCGCAGGCACGGCCGATATGGCTGTTGCCGAAGAGGTGGTGGTTACCGCCAGGGTGATGGGCTGCGAAGTGATCAAGGCTTACGATGTGGGAGTTGCCGGCATCCACCGGCTGTACGGGCCCCTGACCAACATGCTGGAGAAAAATGTGGCGGCAATCGTGGTGATCGCCGGGATGGATGCGGTGTTGCCCATTGTCGTCTCCAGCAATGTAGATGTGCCGGTAATTGGTGTCCCCACCTCCGTTGGTTACGGGATGGGCAAGGATGGGGTAGCAGGGCTTTTAACCATGCTGCAGACCTGTTCCCCCGGGCTTGCCGTTGTAAATATCGATAACGGTTTTGGCGCCGGCGTTTTTGCTTCTCTCATCGCCAGGCAGTCGAAAACCCCTGCCTGA
- the ilvD gene encoding dihydroxy-acid dehydratase has translation MHSEVIKKGAERAPHRSLLRSTGIIKEEADFKKPFIAIANSFAEIVPGHAHLNEFAKEIKEAVREAGGVPFEFNTLALCDGIAMNHPGMRFSLPSRELVADSVETMVLGHRFDGLICIPNCDKIVPGMLMAAVRLNIPTIFISGGPMQAGQAKDGRAIDLITVFEGIGAFRAGKITEEELLELEQTACPGVGSCAGMFTANSMNCLCEALGLALPGNGTILAVDPRRSELKKHVGYQIMELIKRNLRPRDIVTPETVDNAFTLDVAMGGSTNTILHLMAIAQEAGINYPLERISMISARTPTLCKISPASSLHIEDVDRAGGITAVLGELSRRPDLLNPDCQTVSGKTMGEVVAKARSLDPSVIRSLEEPLSPVGGLKILFGSLAPEGAVVKTAAVLPKMRRHQGPAVVFNSEAEASTAILNGQIKHGDVVVIRFEGPKGGPGFMEMLGPTAALMGMGLGESVALVTDGRFSGGSRGACVGHVCPEAASGGPIALVENGDLILCDLESGTLDLLVPEAELAQRKATYQPPLRPEPTGWLARYVEMVTPASKGAVLRPACTKPSGD, from the coding sequence ATGCATAGTGAAGTCATCAAAAAAGGCGCGGAGCGGGCACCCCACCGCAGCCTGTTGCGGTCTACCGGCATCATTAAAGAAGAAGCGGATTTCAAAAAGCCATTTATTGCCATCGCCAACTCCTTCGCTGAGATTGTGCCGGGACATGCCCATCTCAACGAGTTTGCCAAGGAAATCAAAGAAGCGGTGCGGGAAGCCGGCGGCGTGCCTTTTGAGTTTAACACCCTGGCTTTGTGTGACGGCATCGCCATGAATCATCCCGGCATGCGTTTCAGCCTGCCATCCCGGGAGCTTGTCGCCGACAGTGTGGAAACAATGGTGCTAGGCCACCGGTTTGACGGACTCATCTGTATTCCCAATTGCGACAAAATCGTGCCTGGGATGCTAATGGCAGCCGTAAGGCTAAATATCCCCACGATATTTATCTCCGGCGGCCCGATGCAGGCCGGCCAAGCCAAGGACGGGCGGGCCATTGACCTGATCACTGTTTTTGAAGGGATCGGGGCTTTCCGGGCCGGCAAGATCACCGAGGAAGAGCTGCTGGAGCTGGAGCAGACAGCCTGTCCTGGTGTTGGCAGCTGTGCTGGGATGTTTACAGCCAATTCCATGAACTGCCTTTGCGAGGCTTTGGGCTTGGCTCTCCCTGGCAATGGTACTATTTTAGCCGTAGACCCGCGCCGAAGTGAGCTGAAAAAACATGTTGGCTACCAAATAATGGAGCTTATCAAGCGAAATCTCCGGCCGCGGGACATCGTTACCCCGGAGACGGTGGACAATGCTTTTACCCTGGATGTGGCCATGGGCGGCTCGACCAACACCATTTTGCATTTAATGGCAATTGCTCAGGAGGCGGGGATAAACTATCCCCTGGAACGCATCAGCATGATCTCTGCCCGTACCCCTACCCTGTGCAAGATATCTCCTGCTTCCAGCCTGCATATCGAGGATGTGGACCGGGCCGGTGGAATCACAGCTGTTTTGGGCGAATTGTCCCGGAGGCCTGACCTGCTCAATCCGGACTGCCAGACGGTGAGCGGCAAAACCATGGGTGAGGTTGTGGCTAAGGCCAGAAGCCTCGATCCGTCGGTAATCCGCAGTCTGGAGGAGCCCCTCAGTCCCGTAGGCGGTCTTAAAATTCTTTTCGGCAGCCTTGCCCCGGAGGGGGCGGTAGTGAAGACGGCGGCAGTTTTGCCTAAGATGCGGCGTCATCAGGGGCCAGCAGTGGTCTTTAATTCAGAAGCGGAAGCCTCTACCGCAATTTTAAATGGACAAATTAAGCATGGCGATGTGGTGGTAATCCGTTTTGAAGGGCCGAAAGGCGGCCCTGGTTTCATGGAAATGCTGGGGCCGACGGCGGCGCTGATGGGGATGGGACTGGGCGAATCGGTGGCACTGGTGACTGACGGCCGCTTCTCCGGCGGTTCCCGGGGGGCCTGTGTCGGCCATGTCTGTCCGGAAGCCGCCAGCGGCGGACCCATTGCCCTGGTCGAAAACGGCGATCTGATCTTGTGCGACCTGGAAAGCGGCACTCTGGATCTCCTGGTGCCGGAGGCAGAGCTGGCTCAAAGAAAAGCGACCTATCAACCGCCGCTGCGGCCGGAACCAACCGGTTGGCTGGCCAGGTATGTAGAGATGGTTACTCCAGCCAGCAAAGGCGCTGTGCTAAGGCCTGCCTGCACCAAGCCATCGGGGGATTAG
- a CDS encoding GntR family transcriptional regulator: MSLANNGYRQTTTTIIYHQLKTAVTSGTLRPGEKLVEADLAEKFGVSRTPIREALKMLEKEKLVINSPYKGFLVARVCRAEAQKIYEVRAVLEPLAARLVAERGQKNKIVLLEDCLTEADSALRERDMFQLIVINSRFHRVIAELSGNEYLQDILNNLQHLVDLTRVSNFIAVPERMVAVVAEHIGIYEAIVAGDGIGAAERVTAHIAGAIKLVPKIYPETFW; the protein is encoded by the coding sequence ATGTCATTAGCAAATAACGGCTACCGGCAAACCACAACCACTATAATTTACCACCAGCTTAAAACTGCTGTAACGTCAGGGACGCTAAGACCAGGGGAAAAACTTGTTGAGGCGGACTTAGCTGAAAAATTTGGTGTCAGCCGGACACCAATCAGAGAAGCCCTGAAAATGCTGGAAAAGGAAAAGCTGGTTATTAACAGCCCTTATAAAGGTTTCCTGGTGGCAAGAGTATGCCGCGCTGAGGCACAAAAGATTTACGAAGTGCGGGCAGTTTTAGAGCCTTTGGCGGCAAGGCTGGTAGCTGAGCGTGGTCAAAAGAATAAGATTGTGCTGCTGGAAGACTGCCTGACAGAAGCCGATAGTGCCCTCCGGGAAAGAGATATGTTTCAGTTAATTGTGATTAACAGCCGATTCCACCGAGTTATTGCAGAACTTTCCGGCAATGAGTACCTGCAGGATATCCTGAATAACCTGCAGCACTTAGTAGATCTTACACGGGTTTCTAACTTTATCGCAGTGCCTGAGCGAATGGTTGCTGTCGTGGCAGAACACATCGGCATTTATGAGGCAATTGTGGCGGGCGACGGTATCGGAGCTGCGGAGAGGGTAACCGCCCATATTGCCGGAGCAATTAAATTAGTACCAAAGATTTACCCGGAGACGTTTTGGTAA
- a CDS encoding 4Fe-4S binding protein produces the protein MQIDQEKCSGCGICIPYCPVQAITLSNKKAHVNRTECLECGNCGRSLVVRCPKGAFMEDPDLYEGPRAVRKFFSDPMTTHVITRTPGRGTEEVKTNDVTGRVRRGEVGFGIEVGRPCCGASMEQVQKITTVLAANGVEFEDKNPLTHLMSDRTTGAIAEQYLGEKVVSAIIEFAVEEERLSEILDILKNVAKDLDTVFSLSLTTCFSDDGTIPVMDVLNQQGLVPRPNAKINLGMGRPLAPATREGGN, from the coding sequence TTGCAGATTGATCAGGAAAAATGCTCTGGATGTGGCATCTGTATTCCCTACTGCCCTGTCCAGGCGATTACCCTATCAAACAAAAAAGCCCATGTAAACAGAACGGAGTGTCTGGAATGCGGCAACTGTGGCCGCAGTTTAGTAGTACGATGTCCGAAGGGCGCCTTTATGGAAGACCCAGACCTTTATGAAGGACCAAGGGCAGTGCGGAAGTTCTTCAGCGACCCCATGACAACCCATGTGATCACCAGGACCCCGGGCCGCGGGACAGAAGAAGTTAAAACTAACGATGTAACCGGCAGAGTTAGGCGAGGCGAGGTCGGTTTTGGGATCGAAGTCGGCCGGCCTTGTTGCGGTGCTTCCATGGAGCAGGTTCAAAAAATAACCACCGTGCTGGCTGCTAACGGAGTGGAATTTGAAGACAAGAACCCGCTGACCCACCTGATGAGTGACCGGACGACGGGCGCCATTGCGGAACAGTACCTTGGAGAAAAAGTAGTTTCAGCCATCATAGAATTTGCAGTCGAAGAGGAGCGCCTTTCTGAAATTCTGGATATCCTGAAAAACGTTGCCAAAGATTTAGACACGGTGTTTTCTCTTTCCCTCACCACCTGTTTTTCGGATGACGGCACAATCCCAGTGATGGATGTATTAAATCAGCAGGGCCTTGTTCCCAGACCTAACGCCAAAATAAATTTGGGCATGGGCCGGCCTTTGGCACCTGCTACTAGGGAAGGGGGAAATTAG
- a CDS encoding tripartite tricarboxylate transporter substrate binding protein — protein MARAIHKVIVDNKLLPVTMVVTNRPGGSGAIGWTHVAGKKGDPYIISTVSSSFYTQPLIGGMPVSAADFTPICGFAMDTLVLLVNSRTSRFFDIKDLLTWAKDFPRALSVGGTGGTSDDAVANNMLSRRAGVEFRYVPFASGGEAMTALLGGHVDIVWANPGEALSQMQAGRARPLAVAYSSRLPLLPDVPTFRESGVDLSFAQFRGIVAPKDIPPEAVAYLENLFRKVAESKDWQDNYIRPNMLFPRFLGAEEFKREIPKVVEMYRSAFEQMGVLRR, from the coding sequence ATGGCCCGGGCCATCCATAAAGTGATTGTAGATAATAAGCTTTTGCCAGTAACAATGGTTGTGACTAACCGGCCGGGCGGCAGTGGAGCTATCGGCTGGACCCATGTCGCCGGGAAAAAAGGCGACCCCTATATAATTTCAACTGTTAGCTCCAGCTTTTACACCCAGCCTTTAATCGGCGGGATGCCGGTTTCTGCTGCGGATTTTACCCCGATTTGCGGATTTGCCATGGATACCCTGGTGCTTTTAGTCAATAGCAGAACCAGCAGGTTCTTCGACATTAAAGACCTTCTTACGTGGGCAAAAGACTTCCCGCGGGCACTTTCAGTAGGCGGGACCGGCGGTACCTCGGACGACGCGGTGGCAAATAATATGTTGAGCCGGAGGGCAGGGGTAGAGTTCAGGTATGTGCCCTTTGCCAGCGGCGGCGAAGCCATGACGGCCCTGTTAGGCGGCCATGTAGACATCGTTTGGGCCAATCCTGGAGAGGCCTTATCTCAAATGCAGGCAGGCCGGGCCAGACCCTTGGCTGTGGCCTATTCATCAAGGCTTCCCCTGTTGCCGGATGTTCCCACTTTTAGAGAAAGCGGGGTCGATCTTTCCTTTGCCCAGTTCAGGGGTATCGTCGCCCCCAAAGATATTCCGCCCGAAGCGGTAGCCTACCTGGAGAATCTTTTCCGTAAAGTGGCGGAATCTAAAGATTGGCAGGATAACTATATCAGGCCGAACATGCTCTTCCCTCGCTTCTTAGGTGCAGAAGAATTTAAGCGGGAAATCCCAAAAGTAGTGGAGATGTACAGATCTGCATTTGAACAAATGGGCGTGCTCAGGAGGTAA
- a CDS encoding tripartite tricarboxylate transporter TctB family protein, giving the protein MMATADRVLGLLVLILGTFILVHSLQLQYYLDGIPGPGFTPFWVAVVLIVLAVLIMISSFFGQVKTEKSAFIKQDLLKMFGAIGGSLLVVLAKEYIGMLLSLGLLSGFFTWFYGLRKWRTVILTAVLTPVILYLVFSLGLGVTFPTGRLGF; this is encoded by the coding sequence TTGATGGCCACTGCAGATCGGGTTTTAGGCTTGCTGGTATTGATTTTAGGGACTTTTATTTTGGTTCATTCCTTGCAGCTCCAGTATTATCTTGATGGGATCCCAGGCCCTGGTTTTACGCCTTTTTGGGTTGCTGTAGTCCTGATCGTCCTGGCGGTGTTAATTATGATCAGTTCTTTTTTTGGCCAGGTAAAAACAGAGAAGTCTGCCTTTATTAAACAAGACCTGCTGAAGATGTTCGGCGCTATCGGAGGCAGTCTCCTGGTAGTACTTGCCAAAGAGTACATCGGCATGCTTTTGTCCTTGGGTCTTCTGTCTGGCTTTTTCACCTGGTTTTACGGCTTGAGAAAATGGCGCACAGTCATCCTCACTGCGGTGCTGACACCTGTTATCTTGTACCTTGTTTTTTCCTTAGGCCTAGGTGTAACCTTCCCAACAGGGAGACTAGGATTTTAG
- a CDS encoding tripartite tricarboxylate transporter permease, with amino-acid sequence METMQNLLLGLSVALEPLNLLYVLVGVISGVIIGALPGLGPSAGLAILLPLTFGVDPIAGIILLAGIYYGAMYGGAITSILINTPGDPASVMTTMDGYPMTLAGRTGAAMGMAAFASFIGGTVCVIAFMYLAPALAQVALSFGPPEYFALMLLGLTTLAGMTGKYPVKGYLAAVCGLFLAIIGLDLVTGLPRFTFGSLELYDGVDFIIVAIGTFGIAEILSAAEEKDTKIIVKREDLAWRKLFPTVQDWLHSGWHIVRGTIIGFIVGILPGAGATIASFISYGMAKRTSKRPEMFGKGAIEGVAAPESANNSAAMGAMVPLLTLGVPGSASTAVMMGALMMFGMRPGPLLFEENPEFVWGLIGSMYVGNIVLILTMLVAVPIFVRILDVPKALLNGVVMAFILVGAYSINNSMFDVVLTVAFGLIGYFMKKMHIPAAPLVLALVLGSLLENSLRQSLILSDGNPLVFFARPISGTIMWVAIILIFWPVVKNLLKLRKSAPNQ; translated from the coding sequence ATGGAAACCATGCAAAACCTCTTGTTAGGCTTATCTGTTGCTTTAGAGCCCCTCAATTTGCTCTATGTTCTGGTCGGGGTAATCTCCGGAGTAATTATCGGTGCCCTGCCCGGGTTAGGTCCCTCCGCCGGCCTGGCGATCCTGCTTCCCTTAACCTTCGGTGTAGACCCAATCGCGGGGATTATCTTGCTGGCTGGTATCTACTACGGAGCCATGTACGGCGGGGCCATCACTTCGATATTGATCAACACGCCCGGCGACCCGGCCTCAGTAATGACAACCATGGACGGCTACCCCATGACTCTGGCTGGCCGGACCGGTGCCGCCATGGGCATGGCTGCCTTTGCCTCCTTTATCGGCGGGACAGTCTGTGTCATTGCCTTTATGTACCTGGCTCCGGCCCTGGCCCAGGTAGCCCTTAGTTTTGGCCCGCCGGAATACTTTGCCTTGATGCTTTTGGGTTTGACCACCCTGGCGGGTATGACCGGAAAGTATCCAGTTAAGGGGTATTTAGCCGCAGTTTGCGGGCTTTTTTTGGCAATTATTGGCTTAGACTTAGTAACCGGTCTTCCCCGCTTTACCTTTGGCTCTTTAGAGCTTTACGACGGTGTTGATTTTATTATTGTGGCCATCGGAACTTTTGGGATTGCCGAAATACTTTCAGCTGCGGAAGAAAAGGATACTAAGATTATCGTCAAACGCGAGGATTTGGCCTGGCGCAAACTGTTTCCGACTGTCCAGGACTGGCTTCACTCCGGCTGGCATATTGTGCGGGGAACAATAATCGGTTTTATAGTGGGTATTTTGCCGGGTGCAGGCGCCACAATCGCCTCCTTTATTTCTTACGGTATGGCCAAAAGGACTTCCAAACGCCCGGAGATGTTCGGTAAAGGAGCGATTGAAGGGGTGGCGGCCCCGGAAAGCGCCAATAACTCGGCGGCCATGGGGGCGATGGTACCCTTGCTGACCTTGGGAGTACCCGGTTCCGCCAGTACGGCGGTGATGATGGGCGCCTTGATGATGTTTGGCATGCGGCCTGGCCCGCTCTTGTTTGAAGAGAACCCGGAATTCGTCTGGGGCTTAATCGGCAGCATGTATGTGGGCAATATCGTGCTGATTTTGACCATGCTGGTGGCAGTGCCGATCTTTGTGCGCATCCTGGATGTGCCGAAGGCCTTATTAAACGGGGTCGTCATGGCCTTTATTCTTGTCGGGGCCTACAGTATTAACAACAGTATGTTTGATGTGGTTTTAACAGTTGCCTTCGGGCTGATTGGCTATTTCATGAAAAAGATGCACATTCCGGCAGCACCGCTGGTATTGGCCCTGGTGTTAGGCAGCCTGTTGGAGAATTCACTGCGTCAATCCCTTATTCTTTCCGACGGCAATCCACTGGTCTTTTTTGCCAGGCCGATCTCCGGCACAATCATGTGGGTGGCCATTATCCTGATCTTCTGGCCGGTGGTTAAAAATCTGCTGAAGCTGCGGAAATCCGCACCAAACCAATAA
- a CDS encoding 4Fe-4S binding protein: MTVINKDLCTGCGVCLKYCTVGAVRLEEEIAVVDQNLCTECYVCLRHQVCPVDAYEPIELKTLYQRMQHVLSDPVETFDKTGVTGRGTEEVKTNDVTGRVIRGEVGVCIDMGRPGIGVYLRDVEKVAMAVAKAGVILADAEHTPLALLMEDLTTGKLMGYYECLPAPSASQLMEDITTGKLRDDCLDTRFLSIIVEGKCREDQVRDLLLALKEVETEIDTVFSLGLMIRVDEKGQTKALDCLDDLGMARPVRGKVNVGLGRPLITA, translated from the coding sequence ATGACAGTCATCAATAAAGACCTCTGTACCGGTTGCGGTGTATGTCTTAAGTATTGTACCGTCGGTGCAGTCAGGCTGGAAGAAGAAATCGCCGTTGTCGATCAAAATTTATGCACCGAGTGTTATGTTTGCTTGCGGCATCAAGTTTGCCCGGTGGACGCTTACGAGCCGATTGAGCTGAAAACATTATACCAGAGGATGCAGCACGTTTTAAGCGACCCGGTGGAAACCTTTGATAAAACTGGAGTTACCGGACGCGGCACAGAAGAAGTAAAAACTAATGATGTCACAGGCAGGGTGATCAGAGGCGAAGTAGGGGTTTGTATTGATATGGGCCGGCCTGGTATTGGTGTTTACTTGAGGGACGTCGAGAAGGTAGCCATGGCGGTAGCTAAAGCCGGGGTGATCCTGGCCGATGCGGAACACACGCCGCTGGCCCTCTTAATGGAGGACCTGACAACCGGCAAGTTAATGGGCTATTACGAGTGTCTTCCCGCTCCTTCGGCGTCTCAACTGATGGAAGACATTACTACCGGCAAGCTAAGGGATGATTGCCTCGATACCCGTTTCTTATCCATTATTGTTGAAGGCAAGTGCCGCGAGGACCAAGTGCGGGATCTGTTATTGGCTCTGAAAGAAGTGGAAACCGAGATAGACACGGTTTTTTCTCTTGGACTGATGATCCGGGTCGATGAAAAAGGACAAACCAAGGCTTTAGATTGTCTAGATGACTTGGGAATGGCAAGGCCCGTGCGAGGGAAAGTAAATGTGGGCCTGGGACGCCCGCTGATAACAGCTTAA